A window of Paenibacillus sp. 19GGS1-52 contains these coding sequences:
- a CDS encoding exodeoxyribonuclease III, with translation MKLISWNVNGLRACVVKGFNDYFKESDADIFCVQETKLQAGQINLEQAADYHQYWNYALKKGYSGTAIFTKIKPLSVRYGMEEDTEAEGRIITLEFDNFYLVNVYTPNAKRDLSRLDYRMEWEDRFRSYLLELDKLKPVIVCGDLNVAHAEIDLKHPKPNRGNSGFTDEERGKMTTLLGAGFIDTFRHFNPELEGAYTWWSYMLKVRERNVGWRIDYFLASTRLATSLTDVAIDCNIMGSDHCPIVLTVSI, from the coding sequence ATGAAGCTGATATCATGGAATGTAAATGGCCTAAGAGCATGTGTAGTTAAAGGATTTAATGATTATTTTAAGGAAAGCGATGCCGATATATTTTGTGTGCAGGAGACAAAGCTTCAGGCAGGCCAGATTAATCTGGAGCAGGCAGCCGATTATCATCAATATTGGAATTATGCGCTGAAAAAAGGTTATTCGGGAACCGCTATTTTTACCAAAATCAAACCGCTTTCCGTAAGATATGGCATGGAAGAGGATACAGAAGCTGAAGGCAGAATTATCACTTTGGAATTCGATAACTTCTATTTGGTAAATGTGTATACCCCTAATGCCAAACGTGATCTGTCGAGACTCGACTACAGAATGGAATGGGAGGATAGGTTCCGGAGTTATTTACTGGAGCTGGATAAGCTCAAACCAGTGATCGTATGCGGAGATCTGAACGTGGCGCATGCGGAAATCGACTTAAAGCATCCGAAGCCTAATCGGGGGAACTCTGGATTTACAGATGAAGAAAGGGGTAAAATGACAACATTGTTGGGTGCTGGATTCATCGATACCTTCAGACACTTTAACCCAGAGCTAGAGGGTGCCTACACCTGGTGGTCCTATATGCTAAAGGTCAGAGAACGGAATGTGGGTTGGCGAATTGATTATTTTCTAGCCTCAACAAGGCTTGCAACCTCCTTGACGGACGTTGCCATCGATTGCAACATTATGGGGAGTGACCATTGTCCGATTGTATTAACCGTAAGTATCTAA
- a CDS encoding serine hydrolase yields MTTVSANLQVPRSQPEEQGISSSAISNFLNTVQSNHLGLHSFMLLRHSHVVAEGWWAPYKAELPHMLFSLSKSFTSTAIGLAVAEQLLSLDDLVVSFFPDEAPEELSTNLAQMKVRHLLMMGTGHVVDTTDFLRKSEDGNWVKAFFGVPVEQEPGTHFLYNTGATYMLSAILQKITGETLLDYLEPRLFTPLGIRNATWESCPRGINTGGFGLSLTTEDIAKFGQLFLQKGSWNNQRIVSEAWIEEATSKQISNGDGGDNDWSHGYGYQFWQCRHGAYRGDGAFGQFCIVLPEQDAVIAITSGTSDMGAIMNAVWEHLLPAMLPEPISIPDYTQISDLTAQLSALSIDPPQQQPSSPLEDVLEGKQYKLDDNEEEWSSFSISFSENEAIITLHNKLGKHIIHAGRGTWAESFASVLDHTVNRIMSSITWITADILQLTLQYIETPFHFIIDIKIEENTIVLTQQVNVAFGPPEAVTIIGRT; encoded by the coding sequence ATGACAACTGTAAGCGCTAATCTTCAGGTACCAAGAAGCCAACCGGAAGAACAAGGTATTTCATCATCAGCAATATCCAATTTTCTAAACACGGTACAGAGTAATCATTTGGGGCTGCACAGCTTCATGCTCCTGCGGCATAGTCACGTTGTGGCTGAAGGCTGGTGGGCACCGTATAAGGCCGAGCTTCCGCATATGCTATTTTCTCTTAGCAAAAGCTTCACCTCTACGGCGATCGGCCTCGCTGTTGCCGAACAACTTCTTTCTCTCGACGATTTAGTGGTTTCCTTCTTTCCTGATGAAGCTCCTGAAGAGCTTTCCACTAACTTAGCCCAAATGAAGGTCCGTCATTTATTAATGATGGGTACAGGACATGTCGTAGATACGACAGATTTCTTACGTAAAAGCGAGGATGGTAATTGGGTTAAAGCATTTTTTGGGGTTCCAGTGGAACAGGAACCAGGAACTCATTTTCTGTATAACACCGGGGCTACTTACATGCTGTCAGCCATACTCCAAAAGATCACTGGAGAGACGCTGCTGGACTATTTAGAACCACGACTCTTTACTCCACTGGGAATACGCAATGCAACTTGGGAATCCTGTCCGCGTGGAATTAACACTGGAGGATTCGGCCTGAGCCTCACCACCGAGGACATCGCCAAATTCGGCCAGCTATTCTTGCAAAAGGGCAGCTGGAACAACCAGCGAATCGTGTCTGAGGCTTGGATCGAAGAAGCCACATCCAAACAAATCTCCAACGGAGATGGCGGCGATAATGACTGGTCGCATGGCTATGGCTATCAGTTTTGGCAATGTCGTCACGGTGCATACCGTGGTGATGGAGCGTTCGGACAGTTCTGTATCGTTCTACCTGAGCAAGATGCGGTTATAGCTATCACAAGTGGTACAAGCGATATGGGGGCGATAATGAACGCTGTCTGGGAGCATCTGCTGCCTGCAATGCTGCCGGAGCCGATATCTATACCAGACTATACTCAGATCTCAGATCTAACTGCCCAATTAAGCGCTTTGTCAATTGATCCCCCACAACAACAGCCATCTTCACCGCTAGAGGATGTCTTGGAAGGCAAACAATATAAACTAGATGATAACGAAGAGGAATGGAGCTCATTCTCTATATCTTTTAGCGAGAATGAGGCCATTATTACTTTACACAATAAGCTAGGTAAGCATATCATTCATGCGGGTCGTGGTACTTGGGCTGAGAGCTTTGCCAGTGTACTTGACCATACGGTGAATCGCATCATGTCCAGCATTACCTGGATAACTGCCGATATACTCCAACTGACACTCCAATATATTGAAACCCCTTTCCATTTCATTATCGATATCAAGATCGAGGAGAATACGATTGTTCTTACGCAGCAGGTCAACGTTGCCTTCGGTCCGCCTGAAGCGGTAACAATCATTGGCAGAACTTAA
- a CDS encoding VanZ family protein codes for MFHSYLFPISYAFLTFPLAALLFTLPFLIVQYRRHGYINKVRALMLYLLLLYLMNAFYLVMLPLPANRHNSPPSFGEIQHIPFYFIQDILKHSNFSVDQPATYLSILSEPTFLQIIFNMVLMVPFGMFLSYYFRTRWVVCILLSFGISLFFEITQITGIYGYFDYPYRVFDVDDLITNTLGGIIGFQIASWISGLLPRIEHLDSKVDLSAKRITYTRRGLAFLLDSCVWIAGFFLLSTLPIKGAFWIATGIYFMLIPYLTNGRTLGKWIVRIQLTGRSPRISLGSLIVRYGLLYWVLLGLHILLFEPYVIDNLSAVLTLILQILVLIIDSLFLIHLLSRVFTKNNQLLYERLSRTSHAISWPKQQQNTDSGTAAKPIDG; via the coding sequence ATGTTTCACTCGTATCTCTTTCCAATTTCTTATGCATTTTTAACTTTCCCGCTTGCGGCTCTGCTCTTCACATTGCCTTTTCTGATTGTGCAATACCGGAGGCACGGCTATATCAACAAGGTTAGAGCTCTGATGTTATATTTGCTGCTGCTCTATCTAATGAATGCTTTCTATCTGGTCATGCTGCCACTTCCCGCTAACCGGCATAATTCCCCGCCCTCTTTTGGCGAGATCCAGCATATTCCGTTCTATTTCATTCAGGATATACTGAAGCACTCCAATTTTTCAGTAGATCAACCGGCAACCTACCTCTCTATTTTAAGTGAGCCTACCTTTCTCCAGATTATATTTAATATGGTGTTGATGGTGCCTTTCGGGATGTTTCTTAGCTACTATTTCCGTACACGCTGGGTGGTGTGCATTCTCTTGTCTTTTGGAATCTCCTTGTTTTTCGAGATCACGCAAATTACTGGCATTTACGGTTACTTTGATTATCCCTACCGTGTATTTGATGTCGATGATCTGATCACCAATACCCTCGGCGGTATCATTGGGTTTCAAATTGCCAGCTGGATATCCGGCTTGCTTCCACGTATTGAGCACTTGGATTCAAAAGTAGATCTGTCTGCTAAAAGGATTACTTATACGCGAAGAGGCCTTGCTTTTCTACTCGATAGCTGCGTATGGATAGCTGGATTCTTCCTGCTCTCAACCCTGCCTATTAAGGGGGCCTTCTGGATCGCAACGGGGATTTATTTCATGCTGATTCCTTATCTGACCAACGGGCGGACGCTTGGCAAATGGATCGTGCGCATTCAACTTACTGGCAGAAGTCCACGCATCTCATTAGGGAGTCTTATCGTCAGGTACGGTTTGCTATATTGGGTGTTGCTCGGGCTGCATATACTTCTATTCGAGCCCTATGTAATTGACAATCTCTCTGCTGTATTGACTCTGATCCTGCAAATCCTCGTGCTGATTATCGATTCTTTATTCTTAATCCATCTGCTTTCACGAGTATTCACCAAAAATAATCAACTGCTTTACGAACGCTTAAGCCGGACCTCACATGCCATTTCGTGGCCGAAGCAGCAACAGAACACGGATTCCGGGACAGCAGCTAAACCAATTGACGGGTAA
- a CDS encoding MFS transporter, translating to MKAPTLLRGFNFLYFALLAMFIPFLPVYLDDQGLNPAQIGFIMGTGGFVTIIAQPLWGMISDRTKTIRKVLLVLLLCSAISGYLLYDSTSYVLLILYAMLLYFFLMPIDPLTESLNFRIAEASGISYGSIRTYGALGYGVIALLTGYVMSYFGAHSLALLFAGIGVLGFLISWFMPDAPVTGKPVTLSSLKQFLSNKETLLFLLLVFISSVPARMNDTFLGVYIRELGGSPQLVGQSFFLAASSEIAVFALSFWWLRKGKELMIITLAGAFYFIRFFLSAWITDPHLLAYLQILQLLTFPIFYSAAIQYLYSIVPEEWRATGQTVLALLFFGVSGIIASYAGGALYEAFGGQTLYLSMSVMSFLGMGFGLILHRLYGRKSSKIGSSV from the coding sequence ATGAAAGCACCTACTCTACTACGAGGCTTTAACTTTTTGTATTTTGCATTGCTGGCTATGTTTATTCCCTTTCTGCCCGTCTACTTGGATGACCAAGGTTTAAATCCGGCTCAGATTGGCTTTATCATGGGTACTGGCGGATTTGTAACGATTATTGCTCAGCCCTTATGGGGAATGATCAGCGACAGAACCAAAACCATCCGTAAAGTGCTCTTAGTCCTGCTGCTGTGCTCCGCTATAAGCGGCTATCTGCTATATGACTCCACCAGCTATGTACTGCTTATCTTATACGCGATGTTGCTCTACTTTTTCCTAATGCCCATTGATCCGCTCACAGAAAGCTTAAACTTTCGGATAGCCGAGGCATCAGGGATCAGCTATGGCTCGATTCGTACCTATGGTGCGCTTGGTTATGGTGTAATCGCACTGCTTACTGGATATGTCATGTCCTATTTTGGTGCGCACAGTCTAGCCCTGCTCTTCGCCGGAATTGGCGTACTAGGCTTTCTGATAAGCTGGTTTATGCCGGATGCTCCTGTTACAGGGAAGCCCGTTACACTGAGCAGTCTCAAACAATTTTTAAGTAATAAAGAGACACTACTCTTCCTGCTGCTTGTGTTCATCAGTTCCGTTCCTGCGCGGATGAACGATACTTTTCTCGGAGTATATATTCGTGAGCTTGGCGGGAGTCCTCAACTGGTCGGACAATCCTTTTTTCTGGCAGCAAGCAGTGAGATCGCTGTATTTGCCCTAAGCTTCTGGTGGCTGCGTAAAGGCAAAGAGCTAATGATAATCACACTCGCCGGCGCTTTTTATTTCATCCGCTTTTTCCTCTCAGCTTGGATAACTGATCCTCACCTGCTGGCTTATCTGCAAATCCTGCAATTGTTGACTTTCCCGATCTTCTACTCGGCAGCGATTCAATACCTGTACAGCATTGTGCCCGAGGAATGGCGCGCCACCGGCCAAACGGTATTAGCCCTGCTATTCTTCGGAGTATCCGGCATTATTGCCTCTTATGCAGGTGGCGCCCTTTATGAAGCCTTTGGGGGGCAGACCCTGTATTTGTCAATGTCCGTCATGTCTTTTCTGGGGATGGGTTTCGGCCTAATTCTTCACCGTCTTTATGGTAGGAAATCCTCCAAGATAGGTTCATCCGTATAG
- a CDS encoding DNA alkylation repair protein, with product MNSNINVLIERMQAKMNPHEATAMSAYMRDQFSFLGIRSPLRKELLKEFLAQYPPQKKWVSVLWNLPEREYQYSALDILLKIKKQLNPDDLPLIESFITTRSWWDTVDLLAANAAGFLLLQSPDLQEEFGEKWLHSDNMWLNRTAILHQLHYKQDTNEELLYRYILTHAASSEFFIQKAIGWALREYSKINPTSVRNFIENENLKPLSKREGLKWISKNN from the coding sequence ATGAATAGCAATATCAACGTTCTGATAGAGCGAATGCAGGCAAAAATGAACCCGCACGAGGCTACAGCCATGTCCGCTTATATGCGTGACCAATTTTCTTTTCTCGGAATCAGGTCACCACTGCGCAAAGAACTACTCAAGGAATTTCTGGCGCAGTATCCCCCGCAAAAAAAATGGGTTTCTGTACTTTGGAACCTGCCGGAAAGAGAATACCAGTATTCGGCTTTGGATATTTTGCTCAAAATAAAAAAACAACTGAACCCTGATGATCTCCCGCTCATTGAGAGCTTTATTACCACCCGTTCCTGGTGGGATACAGTAGATCTTTTGGCCGCTAATGCTGCCGGTTTCCTGCTGCTACAATCACCAGATTTGCAAGAGGAATTTGGAGAAAAGTGGCTCCATTCCGATAACATGTGGCTTAACCGGACTGCCATTCTGCATCAGTTGCATTATAAGCAGGATACAAACGAAGAATTGCTGTATCGCTATATCCTCACACACGCAGCTTCTTCCGAATTTTTTATTCAAAAAGCCATCGGTTGGGCACTCCGGGAGTATTCGAAGATCAACCCTACCTCTGTCAGAAACTTCATCGAAAATGAAAACCTGAAACCTCTTAGCAAACGGGAAGGTCTGAAATGGATCAGCAAAAACAACTAA
- a CDS encoding amidase family protein, with the protein MDSQEWIIEADINSMQTAMQNGLLTSERLVSLYLARIEKYDQTINSVLELNSEAIDIARALDKERQEQGPRTKLHGIPLLLKDNIDTGDLLHTSAGSITLADSCASEDAFIAAKLRAAGAIILGKANMTEWANFMSPTMWAGYSSRGGLVLNPYGPGELFVGGSSSGSAASVAANLIAAAIGTETSGSIIGPASQNGIVSIKPTVGLLSRSGIIPSTISQDTAGPMARTVTDAVILLGAMTGIDDKDQATATSQDHAHQDYTVFLDADYLSGARIGIPRAYYTELDPAGLEIMEAAIAVLKEKGALIIDPIELPCEKQEWSSTVLQYEFKKVLNSYLSQLDTTVPVHSLREVIHFNNQQSEQALKYGQGTLEWLEESSDSISEQEYLAQLQLNQEQARNQGIDYALKSYRLDALMFAGFHGSDIAAKAGYPLITVPAGYATTGIIAPGGYITKGPVGVTFSGTAFSEPTLIKIAYGFEQATKQRFPPTLT; encoded by the coding sequence ATGGATAGCCAGGAATGGATTATAGAAGCGGATATTAACAGTATGCAAACGGCTATGCAGAATGGTTTATTAACCTCTGAACGTTTGGTTTCACTTTATTTAGCGCGTATTGAAAAGTACGACCAGACCATAAATTCCGTCTTGGAGCTAAATTCGGAGGCTATCGATATAGCCAGAGCGTTGGATAAAGAACGACAGGAACAGGGACCCCGCACCAAGCTGCATGGAATCCCTCTGCTGCTTAAGGACAATATAGATACCGGTGATCTTCTGCACACAAGTGCTGGCTCCATCACGTTAGCAGATTCTTGTGCCTCCGAGGATGCCTTTATTGCTGCCAAATTGCGAGCTGCTGGAGCTATTATCTTAGGAAAGGCAAATATGACCGAGTGGGCCAACTTTATGTCTCCTACGATGTGGGCCGGTTATAGCTCGCGCGGTGGACTTGTACTGAATCCTTATGGACCAGGCGAATTATTCGTAGGGGGTTCAAGCTCTGGAAGTGCCGCCTCTGTAGCCGCCAATCTGATTGCCGCTGCTATTGGCACTGAAACCTCGGGTTCAATCATCGGCCCAGCCAGCCAGAACGGTATCGTCAGCATCAAACCTACAGTTGGCCTGCTCAGTCGCTCTGGAATTATTCCGAGTACAATCTCTCAGGATACGGCAGGACCGATGGCCAGAACAGTTACAGATGCGGTGATTCTGCTGGGAGCTATGACTGGAATCGATGACAAGGATCAAGCTACGGCTACCAGCCAGGATCACGCTCATCAGGATTATACTGTTTTTCTGGATGCGGACTATTTAAGTGGTGCCAGGATAGGTATACCCAGAGCCTATTATACTGAACTCGACCCCGCAGGTCTCGAAATTATGGAAGCTGCTATAGCTGTGCTGAAGGAAAAAGGGGCTCTTATTATCGATCCTATCGAACTTCCCTGTGAGAAGCAGGAATGGTCATCCACTGTATTGCAATATGAATTTAAGAAAGTTCTCAATTCTTATTTATCGCAACTTGACACCACCGTTCCAGTTCATTCTTTACGAGAAGTGATACATTTCAATAACCAGCAGAGTGAACAAGCTCTGAAATACGGCCAGGGTACGCTTGAATGGCTGGAAGAATCCAGCGATTCTATTTCCGAACAAGAGTATTTGGCGCAACTACAGCTAAACCAGGAACAAGCCCGCAATCAAGGAATCGATTACGCACTGAAAAGCTACAGACTAGATGCGCTTATGTTCGCTGGCTTTCATGGAAGCGACATCGCGGCAAAAGCGGGCTACCCGCTTATCACCGTGCCAGCTGGGTATGCAACCACAGGTATAATTGCACCCGGTGGTTACATCACCAAAGGACCGGTTGGGGTTACTTTCTCTGGGACTGCTTTTAGTGAACCTACCCTTATCAAGATCGCCTATGGATTCGAACAGGCTACGAAACAACGCTTTCCACCTACATTAACTTAA
- a CDS encoding glycoside hydrolase family 43 protein, protein MRKRTLTALLSVSLLTACSSGSDSGNTNSNTKIVAAPVFQNVSVHDPSVIKVEDTYYVFGSHLASAKSKDLLSWTQISSGVADGNVLIPNVKEELSETLAWAQSDTLWAPDVIQLADGKFYMYYDACRGDSPLSAMGIAVADSIEGPYKNAGIILKSGMTGVGDDGEIYDATVKPNVVDPDVFFDKDGKLWMVYGSYSGGIFVLQLDAKTGFPLPDQGYGKKLLGANHARIEGPYMLYSPETDYYYLFLSYGGLDASGGYNIRVARSKNPDGPFEDSAGQEMINAQGTAGVLFDDPAYSPYGVKLMGNFEFQNTEVESASVGDGYISPGHNSAYYDKDTGKYYLIFHTRFPGRGEEHEVRVHQMFMNSEDWPVVAPHRYSGETIGKYKQKEVTGDYKYINHNKDITADVVESEPIALTDDGKISGAVTGTWKLSGEHTAELTIDGTIYYGVFLREWNEGTGSQVMTFTATSKEGVSIWGSHVSVE, encoded by the coding sequence ATGAGAAAAAGAACATTAACCGCTTTGCTTTCTGTTTCTTTGCTTACAGCCTGCAGCAGTGGATCCGATTCTGGGAATACGAATAGCAATACGAAGATCGTTGCAGCACCCGTCTTTCAAAATGTGTCCGTACATGATCCTTCCGTGATTAAAGTAGAGGATACGTATTATGTGTTTGGTTCCCATTTGGCATCGGCCAAATCAAAGGATTTGCTATCTTGGACGCAAATATCGTCAGGAGTAGCCGACGGAAATGTACTTATTCCAAATGTGAAAGAAGAATTAAGTGAGACCTTAGCTTGGGCCCAATCAGATACGTTATGGGCGCCTGATGTCATTCAACTGGCCGATGGAAAGTTCTATATGTATTATGACGCTTGTAGAGGAGATTCTCCGCTATCTGCGATGGGCATAGCCGTAGCAGACAGTATTGAAGGGCCGTATAAGAATGCGGGCATTATTCTGAAATCCGGGATGACTGGTGTAGGTGATGATGGTGAAATTTATGATGCTACTGTAAAGCCAAATGTAGTGGACCCGGATGTTTTTTTTGATAAGGATGGTAAGCTATGGATGGTTTATGGATCATATTCTGGTGGTATCTTTGTACTGCAATTGGATGCGAAGACAGGCTTCCCGTTGCCGGATCAGGGATATGGGAAGAAGCTGCTAGGTGCCAATCATGCCCGGATTGAAGGTCCCTATATGTTATACAGTCCCGAAACCGATTATTATTATCTGTTTCTTTCGTACGGGGGACTGGATGCTAGTGGAGGCTATAACATCCGCGTAGCTCGTTCCAAGAATCCTGATGGACCATTTGAGGACTCCGCAGGCCAGGAAATGATTAATGCACAGGGAACTGCTGGAGTTCTGTTCGACGATCCGGCTTACTCACCTTATGGGGTCAAACTGATGGGCAATTTTGAATTCCAGAACACGGAGGTTGAATCGGCATCGGTTGGCGACGGTTACATCTCACCTGGCCATAATTCGGCCTATTATGATAAGGATACAGGCAAGTATTATTTAATTTTCCATACACGCTTCCCTGGTCGAGGTGAGGAACATGAGGTGCGGGTACATCAGATGTTTATGAATAGTGAAGATTGGCCCGTTGTCGCTCCTCATCGCTATAGTGGCGAAACAATCGGCAAATATAAGCAGAAGGAAGTAACGGGTGACTACAAATATATTAATCACAACAAGGATATAACGGCTGATGTTGTAGAGTCTGAACCAATCGCACTCACTGATGACGGTAAGATCTCAGGAGCGGTCACAGGAACATGGAAGCTTAGCGGAGAACATACTGCCGAGTTGACCATTGACGGGACTATATATTACGGTGTGTTCCTACGAGAGTGGAACGAGGGAACCGGTAGCCAAGTGATGACGTTCACGGCAACCTCCAAGGAGGGTGTGTCAATCTGGGGAAGTCACGTCTCAGTGGAGTAA
- a CDS encoding NifU N-terminal domain-containing protein — MAISINIQNTPNPNSIKINTDQTIFEGPSSTSLKSGDATEHPLANALLAIEGIDNIFGIRDFVTVSKTADAEWDTILPQVEKAFEEVYA, encoded by the coding sequence ATGGCTATAAGTATTAATATTCAGAATACACCGAATCCGAATTCGATCAAAATCAACACCGATCAAACTATTTTTGAAGGTCCCTCAAGCACATCTCTAAAAAGTGGGGATGCCACAGAACACCCCTTGGCCAATGCTCTGTTGGCTATTGAAGGGATTGATAACATCTTTGGAATCAGAGATTTTGTCACTGTAAGCAAAACCGCCGATGCCGAGTGGGATACTATTCTGCCCCAGGTAGAAAAGGCTTTTGAAGAAGTATATGCCTGA
- a CDS encoding helix-turn-helix transcriptional regulator codes for MSNQTRLQALSDFLKARRAAIQPSSIGLPEGTRRRTPGLRREEVAQLAGVSSTWYTWLEQGRDIKVSSSVLDCVAAALQLSKDERKYLFALALETGPGIVPFQQEEFSVLSPSLQKILQELKYCPTIISDRRCGIVGWNEAAAHVFLNFAKLPVEQRNMIRLLFVRKEFQRLAVNWKQFVSGYLSIFRAYYGQYVEDVWYDDFIREMKDSHPDFNELWEQSQVSSAPDVVLEFRHAKAGKMLFHLTSLQVHGSTDLRCSIYTPSGDSNTEAKLKQLMEQYAIG; via the coding sequence ATGTCTAATCAAACGAGGCTTCAGGCATTATCGGATTTCTTAAAAGCACGCCGAGCAGCCATACAGCCAAGCTCCATAGGACTGCCGGAAGGCACCCGCAGACGGACTCCGGGCCTAAGAAGAGAAGAGGTCGCACAGCTGGCTGGAGTTAGCAGCACCTGGTATACCTGGCTTGAGCAAGGACGTGATATCAAAGTGTCCTCATCCGTTCTGGATTGTGTTGCAGCAGCACTTCAACTAAGCAAGGATGAGCGTAAGTATTTGTTCGCGCTTGCACTGGAGACTGGCCCAGGTATTGTGCCTTTTCAGCAGGAGGAATTCTCTGTGCTCAGTCCATCACTGCAGAAGATATTGCAGGAACTTAAATATTGTCCAACGATCATATCTGATCGTCGCTGTGGAATTGTGGGCTGGAATGAGGCAGCAGCCCATGTATTTCTGAACTTTGCCAAGCTGCCGGTAGAGCAACGGAATATGATTCGCCTTTTGTTCGTACGTAAGGAATTTCAGCGGCTGGCGGTGAATTGGAAACAGTTCGTCAGTGGGTATTTATCTATTTTTAGAGCGTATTACGGGCAATATGTGGAGGATGTTTGGTACGATGATTTTATTCGGGAAATGAAGGACAGTCATCCTGACTTCAATGAGCTGTGGGAACAAAGCCAGGTAAGCTCGGCTCCTGACGTGGTGCTCGAATTCAGGCATGCCAAGGCGGGGAAGATGTTGTTTCATCTGACTTCGCTGCAGGTGCATGGCAGTACGGATCTGCGCTGTAGTATATATACTCCAAGTGGTGACTCGAATACAGAAGCTAAGCTGAAGCAGTTGATGGAGCAATATGCGATAGGCTGA
- the fabF gene encoding beta-ketoacyl-ACP synthase II, which translates to MERVVITGMGLISPLGNTVEQFWDRLVKGESGISPITSFDTSHFKTRIAGVVHDFDPEARFGRKDVRRMDRFSQFALAAAEEAWAHAGLQHDKIDHERLGVYVGSGVGGIQTLMDQGDLLRARGPERVSPTLIPMLISNMAAAMISIKLGALGPSMSPVTACSIGNTAIGEAFRLIRYGGADIVIAGGSEAAITEISLASFGNATSLSTRNDEPTQASRPFDGKRDGFVIGEGGGIVILESLAHAQARNARIHGEVIGYGATSDAYHMVATHPEGIGAYQAMKLALREAGLQPTDVDVISAHATSTLVGDRSETQAIKKLFGEDASRIPVTANKSMTGHALGAAGGLEAIALIKSIQEGIIPPTINQEEPDAICDLDYVPNVARKANLNIGISNSFGFGGHNAVIVIRKYE; encoded by the coding sequence ATGGAACGAGTAGTCATAACGGGTATGGGATTGATATCGCCGCTGGGAAATACTGTCGAACAATTCTGGGATCGGCTAGTTAAAGGAGAATCGGGTATTTCCCCCATCACTTCATTTGATACATCACATTTTAAGACTAGGATTGCCGGAGTCGTACATGACTTCGATCCCGAAGCCCGCTTCGGCCGCAAAGATGTCCGTCGAATGGACCGGTTCAGCCAATTCGCATTGGCGGCAGCTGAGGAAGCTTGGGCGCATGCTGGACTCCAGCACGATAAGATCGACCACGAACGACTGGGTGTATACGTTGGCTCCGGTGTAGGGGGCATTCAGACCTTAATGGATCAAGGCGATCTGCTGCGAGCCCGGGGACCGGAGAGAGTCAGCCCCACCTTGATTCCTATGCTGATCTCCAACATGGCCGCTGCAATGATCAGCATTAAACTCGGCGCCTTAGGCCCGTCCATGTCGCCGGTAACGGCATGTTCAATCGGCAATACGGCCATTGGTGAAGCCTTTCGGCTGATTCGGTATGGCGGAGCTGACATCGTCATAGCCGGGGGCTCCGAGGCAGCGATTACCGAAATCTCATTAGCCAGCTTCGGCAATGCTACTTCACTTTCTACCCGTAATGATGAGCCCACGCAGGCGAGTCGGCCTTTTGACGGCAAACGAGATGGCTTTGTGATCGGTGAAGGCGGCGGAATTGTCATCCTGGAGTCGCTCGCTCATGCTCAAGCTCGGAACGCTCGCATCCACGGTGAAGTGATTGGCTACGGAGCCACCTCCGATGCTTATCATATGGTGGCCACGCACCCTGAAGGAATTGGCGCTTATCAGGCTATGAAGCTGGCACTACGTGAAGCCGGACTGCAGCCTACGGATGTAGATGTCATCAGCGCCCATGCCACAAGTACCCTAGTCGGAGACCGCTCTGAAACGCAGGCGATTAAAAAGCTGTTTGGCGAAGACGCCAGCCGTATTCCCGTTACTGCCAATAAATCAATGACTGGACATGCACTTGGAGCAGCCGGAGGCTTGGAAGCTATTGCTTTGATTAAGAGTATACAAGAAGGCATCATCCCTCCTACCATTAATCAAGAAGAGCCAGATGCCATCTGCGATCTGGATTATGTACCGAACGTTGCGCGGAAAGCCAATCTCAACATAGGGATTTCCAATTCTTTTGGCTTTGGTGGACATAACGCGGTTATTGTCATTCGCAAATACGAATAG